The nucleotide window tggtcgcaagtttaaattatatatatttatattttataagttttataaaataataataaaattattaacaaatttaatGTGGGTCCCACCTTAGCGACCAATATTGGGGGCTAATCTCAGTATATATTTGACCAAGTaagtctgaccagtccagtcaacaatttgactaaatttgcggccaaatagcgaccaactttggtcgctaaagtatttcaaatatttttttaattattttcggcagtttggcgaccaactttggtcgcttttcttgacagaccaaatttggtcgctaatttttggtcgctttttacgGGAATTCTAGTAGTGTGATCTGTTTGGAAGTTGTCTATCCCTGCTTCTACCGACGCTAAGGATATTCAGAGAGCGGCAGCGGAGGCCGCCGAGGCTTTCCGACCATCTGAGTCAGAAGCAGTTTCAGGAGAATCTGCTGGCACAACTCCTCATGAAACACCAGaaagtaataatttttttatgGATGGGAAGCTCTGTTTTGCATGCCGGGACTGCTAGCAAATATGGCGGAAGGACTAATGATACCACCACCTCACTACGTAGAAGTTGGAGATTATGGGGAAGCTGCTGCTCACATCTCTCTATGGAGTTATACTATTTAAATACTTCTGGTTATTGCCTCTTTCGTACAatctatatatatctatatcATCTTCCCtataagtgtatatatatatatatatatatatacagtcaatATGCAATCAGAATGCTCGAGGTTCCTTAAATTAGGATTTAGGAGATATATACTGGTAGTTTCGTACTCAAATATttggaagttatgaatttacAATAGCGTTGTAAATATTTGGTTAGGCAAGTGAGAAACAAAAAGCTTTGTTATTTTCATGCCATTGTATTTGATGAAGGAAATAAGTGGCCAATAATTAATCTGGGACCTATTTCATCTGTTTTGGAGTATTCAATATTTTTTGCCTACCAATATTATTGTTAATAAACTTTcactaatattttaaaaattgatttttcCACTTTTGATATTTATAAAAAGTTACTTCTAAGTACTTTTCTTTGTAGCTTTTAGTAtctaaatttcattttttttacccGATCTTAAGCGAAAATTATGCGAGCTGCTGAGTTTAAACTAACTTACAGCGCAGAGTGAATTATACTGGAAACCATTCTCCTCCTTGTAATTAACTACAAGAAGTTCACTAAAGTACAAAGAGTCTCTTAATGTCATCTGTTAGGAGACCTTCATGGGACCTTCATAGTACATACGAGACTAAAATATACATGGACGACAACCAAAGAGCCCTACTAAATCCAAATAGCATGGCATGGAATGACACCTCACATACGAGGATTTGAAATCGTTTGATAATGTTGTACAGCAACTAATAGCATATGCACATTAATATATTTGGAAATTTACTATCAAATGATAAAATTTCACGAAAAAAAAGCAGCCTATTACGGCAGTTTTGATATTTTATTACGGCGGTTCCCGAGGAACCGCCGTAATATACTTGTGGCGGACCGGATTGGGGCACTTTTTCAAACGGCCGTAACTGTGTATTCTGGCGGTTTCAAACTGCCGTTTTACTCAAAAATAACCGCCACAAATccatgtttttttgttttgtattttggCGCAACTTTTATGTAAATTACTCACACTGTTATGCGACTGTCTGCATTTACAAGCTTAACTTATTTTCCGGTTAATTTACGTTCATGCATGTGCTTGTCTTTAGAAATTCTTACATTTGTATAGGATTGCATGATAATAGTTGCACAGATTTCATAAACGTATCCTAACATACTCGATTGTTTTCAGGTTCAAAAGACAGAGAATTGTGTATGAGTCGAATTTGATTGACCACGGCCTATAGCGAGTATTATAAGTGGCCGAAAACCCACGAGTCGACACAAGGGTACGACCCAGAGGCAAAAAGAAAGACGCGGTCGCATTAGCATTAGGTCCGGTAGGACAAATATATCTTAATTTGTCGTCCACATAATGAAGGGAAACCTCTTAGTATATAAGAGGGGTTTCAGCCTTGTAATAAGAGAGGTTCGGAAGATACAAGATTAATATCATCTCTCTCTCTACTTCTATTATCTCTCTATCAATCTCTCCCTCTCTCCATTATTGTTATCTCTCTACTACAATCATCCTAGAGTTTATTATCTTCGACTacgatttacctcttcatctttgattgatttgcttaAAAAGAGTTAAAagtcttttgagtcaaacaatttggtgccGTCTGTAGGGATTTTGTTAGCCGAAATCGTAGTTCTCATCTAGGATATCGAAAGTAACGATTACTGTTCTTCATACCCAATAAAAACCAACAATGGCGGAGAAAGAAGCAAGGCTGAAGATGCTAGCAGAGGTCTCAAACAACCTCTTAAGCTCCTTCAACGAAGCCAGTAGAGAAGGCACTGAGAATACAACACCAGAAGATACACCGGAGGAGGAGATCTCACCCTCTCAACATGAGGACCTGACGGTCTTGCGCGAAAGGGAAGTTTCCACGTCCACGACGAGAGAAACACCACCAGCAATCAAAAAGCTGCTGAAGGAGTGGTTGACAAGTGTTTTAAGCAACATGCTCGAAAAACCCCAAGGAAATGTCGAAGACTTACCAACGACATAAATCGCAGCTACCATCGGCGAGCCAAGCACCACGAGAACGAGCAACACCCACACTGTCATCGACGCAAACGACGATGCACTCATGAACACCcgaaagaaaatggaagaaatgaaaaacGAGAACAAAGCACTTCGTGACCAAATGAGAGAGCACCAGGAAAGGGTTGACAAAATAACTGGCGCCCCTAAACTACTACCAAAACGCGATGTGGGCCGATTCGTCAAACAGCCATACAGAAGGAGCTGCTCCTCACCTCATCccgaaaaccttcaaaatgccgccaTACTTGAGAATATACGACGGGACCACGGATCCAGAGGATCATCTAATCCATTACGTCATTGCGGTAATGGGCAATGACCTGTCTAAAGAACAAGTGCCATCTGTGCTACTAAAAAAGTTCAACGAGACTTTGACAGgaggagcattaacatggtactcCCAGCTACCGGCATGATCGATATCAACATTTGAGGAGATGGAGGATAAATTCGCCACCGCTCATGCAGGAGCAAAGAAGGCTGAAGATAGGGTCAACGACATCTTCGCCATCAGGCAAATGGCAAGCGAGGGACTTCGAGACTTCCTGGCCCGATTCAATAGAGTAAATATGGGACTGCCAAATATGTCAGAAGGAATGGCGGTCACAACCTTCCAAAATAGGTTAAACAGGAACGGATCAAAGGCAACCAAAAAAGTGCTCAACAGACTCATGAAGTAGCCCCCCACCACATAAGAAAAGATTCACAACGCCTACTGCACCGAGGTGAGGGCAGATGAAGACGATCTAAACGTCCCAACCCAGCGAAAGGAATCAGCCTTATGTTAGAACAACTAACCCCGCCTCCTCCAAGGGATGCAGATGTCGTGCTACGACACACCGCACACCTTCGAAATGATAGAGGTATGACTCCACTATTATCTGCTCATAACTTTTGTATCTCCCCTTCAGAGATAGTATACGCACTAGAGAAACTAGGCACGAAGGTACAATGGCCACAAAAAATGAGATCGGACCCAAGCGCGAGAAGATCAAATGTCCTCTACGAGTTCCATCAGGAAAGAGGACACAAGACCGAATATTGCATAGGTCTATGGCAAGAGGTGGTCAGGATGTTGAACCAGCGCTACCTGAAAGAACTACTCAGCGATAAAGGAAGGGCGAACTTCGCTAGAGGACGTGACCCATCTCAAGGACCCTCAAAGCCACCATCACCGGCATGTACCATACAGATGATCATTGGCGGTGGCGTCGATTCAGTAATCAACCATGTGAAGCTCACCACCACGCATAAACTCAAACGGACGGTCTCCCACGAACGCTATGACGACTTCAaagacagtatcatcttcgaAAAGTCAGATGCCGACGATTTGTCTTTCCCTCAttatgatgctttggttataacaTTACACATCGCTGATACAGACGTGAAAAGAATCATGGTAGAAGACGGAAGCGGCCTATGTATTATCCACCGGAGAGTTCTCATGCAAATGAGGCTCGAGGATAGAATAATACCGTGTTGCATAACACTAACGGGTTTTAACAATGTAGTAGAGCGGACATCCGGGGAAATAGCACTGCCAGTCTTAGCAGGGAGAGCCACGCTGGAAATAACATTCCATGTCATGAACCAGGAAACAACCTATAATGCCATcatagggcgaccatggatacacaccatgCGAGCCATCCCCCCAAGCTTCTATCAAGTGATCAAATTTCCCACACcgtggggaatattcagcatccAAGGCGAATCGCGCACTGCCCAGGAATGCTATCGAATCGCCCAAGATTGCACATACACCAAACAGCTGAAAGGAGCAAGTGCGGAGGCATAAAAATTAGCCATGTCAGGAACTAAACCCGACCCACCAACAGAGGCCATTAGAGACCCAGACATCATAGAATCCTGCAAGTCAACTATAGAGAACCTCAACCCAGTCCAGTTGGACGACACCGACAACACAAAAAAGGCTTACATCGGGCACAACCTCTCAAAGCCAGGAAAGTATCGTGAATTTTTAACTAACAACGCCGATTTATTTACCTTTTCCCACTCAGATATGCCAGGGATCCCAAAGGACATCGCCATTCATAGATTGAATGTCAGCCCACTCTATCCGCCGGTACGGTAGATGAGGAGAAAATTCAATGTCGTGATCAACGAAGCGGTCAACAAAGAAGTGGACAAATTGCTCGCCAATGGTTCCATCAGAGAATCGAAATACCCCCAGTGGGTcaccaatgtggtcatggtcaaAGAGAAGAACGGGAAATGgagaatgtgtgtagacttcaCCGATCTAAACAaggtgtcacgccccaacttcgggaggcgcgaccgacgctcaatcgagtgaacccaactgagcaagccttatcaaccgctatctacccaactctataggaataaggaagccatgcttacctttatttaaactaggaaagatagaacattcaacatcttagttcattttatatcacaatatttaaaacgtggttaaacttccaaggttccatacaagttatagtgtagaagaaagcaagagtacaaggttacaacatggtCCATTTACCTATTcaatacccatacataacccacacaaacgtctacggagcctctaaggatacaaaagacgtgATAACAATGCTGGCAACAaagccccgactatacctcaaaagtgaaagtccaaaataagaagatgtacaatataaccccttgaaggagaaagtggctcaccaagactttgagaagaaggtactccgctaGGCGCGATCGGTACTAtccgcaatggagccacctacattcataaaaAAAATGTAGAGCCCCGACAAaggggacgttagtgccatcgaatagcactagtatgtataactaaacaccatcttacTAGAAAGAATTATCAAGCAAGTACAAGTAAATCACATgagtaaatcaaatatgcaattcattcagtccttcatataatttccaaaacttagtttggggaatttctttcatatcttcatcattgttctcaataccaccgctatcttgagagGAGTCCGAttacgacccgaccggctaggttgcctcattggaggcatatttctcaatcactatttcatttccgttatccggaattcaatatcaacacattaccaccatgtgtgcggcatggtgtccgatcacgacccgatcggctaggccgccttatctaggcgttgttcctttctcattagtcatcacatctgaatctttatttcatatatatcatatcaattccttggcactcagggccaccattatcacatcgttttccattttcagtattcatcttgcaggttgtgatcataggcatatacaaaagTAATTCAAGTTGCAGTACAGGTAAGTGGGCATATAGCTAGCATGAATAATTCTCAGTTTCTATCTTGGCTTATAGCCTAAGCATTTCAACACATAATTGTATTCTTCATACTTCTCTAATTATCAAGAATGGTACATTACTCACATTGAAGCACATTCTTCATGTATATGTGTAGTTAATTGCAAATCAATTAATGCgcaataacaatcaatacattaaccaattcaaatcttaccacactttcgtaaacgccaacggagctcaatttctaataaaagggggttttagccatacatacctgaaattttccccttaatgatactacaatgatccaatacacttaagtaacttcaatctacaatacaacattcaatagggccaatattaaTAATAAATTCTATAACgtaagccatttaggcatattatcaaataccttgtaggtatagatatttacacctcataactatagtattggttcatccaactatcaccattaaccaacaattcatcccaccattattctttaacaatttatactcctaacaccacatgtgtgatcaaccattcacacccaaccaacaaaattc belongs to Nicotiana tabacum cultivar K326 chromosome 6, ASM71507v2, whole genome shotgun sequence and includes:
- the LOC107812618 gene encoding uncharacterized protein LOC107812618, translated to MRSDPSARRSNVLYEFHQERGHKTEYCIGLWQEVVRMLNQRYLKELLSDKGRANFARGRDPSQGPSKPPSPACTIQMIIGGGVDSVINHVKLTTTHKLKRTVSHERYDDFKDSIIFEKSDADDLSFPHYDALVITLHIADTDVKRIMVEDGSGLCIIHRRVLMQMRLEDRIIPCCITLTGFNNVVERTSGEIALPVLAGRATLEITFHVMNQETTYNAIIGRPWIHTMRAIPPSFYQVIKFPTPWGIFSIQGESRTAQECYRIAQDCTYTKQLKGASAEA